From the genome of Deltaproteobacteria bacterium, one region includes:
- a CDS encoding DMT family transporter, with translation MSRAPTAPVLWCLLAAALFGASTPAAKVLLDGLGPFSLAGLLYLGAALGVLPFALRRPARRLVVDRRNGLLLTGAILFGGILGPLLLLSGLTLAPASSVALWLNLETPATVALGLLFFREHLDGRAWLAAGLVVGASVLVASPSGFGNAGAAVLILAACLAWGLDNNLTALIDGLTPAQSTLAKGLAAGAVNLGLGLFLEGTPGALPVVGLGLGVGALAYGASLVLYVSGAQQLGASRSQMIFATAPFWGLALAWTTLGEAITPVEALAGVMMVLALWLMHTERHAHEHTHAPQEHVHRHRHDDGHHDHVHPGLPAWLWHSHEHSHDDRLHSHPHTPDLHHRHDH, from the coding sequence ATGAGCAGGGCGCCGACGGCCCCCGTCCTCTGGTGCCTGCTCGCCGCGGCGCTCTTCGGCGCCTCGACGCCAGCGGCCAAGGTCCTCCTCGACGGCCTGGGTCCCTTCAGCCTGGCCGGCCTGCTCTACCTCGGCGCGGCCCTGGGCGTGCTCCCCTTCGCCCTGCGGCGTCCGGCCCGCCGGCTCGTGGTCGATCGCCGCAACGGGCTCCTGCTCACCGGCGCGATCCTCTTCGGGGGCATCCTGGGGCCCCTCCTCCTGCTCTCGGGCCTCACGCTGGCGCCGGCCTCCTCGGTGGCCCTCTGGCTGAACCTGGAGACGCCAGCGACCGTCGCGCTGGGGCTGCTCTTCTTCCGCGAGCACCTCGACGGCCGCGCCTGGCTGGCCGCGGGCCTCGTGGTGGGCGCGAGCGTGCTGGTCGCCTCTCCCTCCGGCTTCGGCAACGCGGGCGCGGCGGTGCTCATCCTGGCCGCCTGCCTCGCCTGGGGACTCGACAACAACCTGACGGCGCTGATCGACGGGCTCACCCCCGCACAGTCCACCCTGGCCAAGGGGCTGGCGGCCGGCGCCGTGAACCTCGGCCTCGGCCTCTTCCTCGAGGGTACGCCCGGCGCCCTCCCCGTCGTGGGCCTGGGGCTGGGGGTCGGCGCGCTCGCGTACGGCGCGTCGCTGGTGCTCTACGTCTCCGGGGCGCAGCAGCTCGGCGCGAGCCGCTCCCAGATGATCTTCGCCACCGCCCCCTTCTGGGGCCTCGCCCTCGCCTGGACCACCCTGGGCGAGGCCATCACGCCGGTGGAGGCCCTCGCAGGGGTGATGATGGTGCTCGCCCTCTGGCTGATGCACACCGAGCGGCACGCCCACGAGCACACTCATGCGCCGCAGGAACACGTGCACCGGCACCGTCACGACGACGGCCACCACGATCACGTCCACCCGGGCCTGCCGGCCTGGCTCTGGCACAGCCACGAGCACTCCCACGACGACCGGCTGCACAGCCACCCTCACACGCCGGACCTGCACCACCGCCACGACCACTGA